One Vicia villosa cultivar HV-30 ecotype Madison, WI linkage group LG5, Vvil1.0, whole genome shotgun sequence genomic window, aatttAAAggttgtcatatttatagggacctctaacatatttaaccctagatatttttgaatctattagaTAAAAATTTctagtataatatttaaatttgaacactattaatactatatttttcataatattatgaaaaattaatttttgtaaataagttattttttaaatttttttttttatctacccgatcaatccaatccaaaccaatcagTTGTTTCTCGGATCGGTTCGGTTTGGGCTTTATCGCAAAAAATTGTAAATCCAATTCAAaccaatccatttaattttaatcggtttgggtatcggattctctcaaaatcgaaccaaaccggcccgcgaacacccctaaattAATATCAGCGCTCTGATTGGCTTCACGAAACATATGAGAAATGGTGATATCCTTCATTGTTGATAGGTAATGCGGAGATTTTGTCCTGTCACTCTTTCAATTAAATATAACATCCCTAGGTTTTTATTTTGACCAAAATGGCCCCTTTTTTTCTCTTTCGATTAAGGTGTTGAAAAACTTGTCTTTCTCGCGCGAAAAATTCAGTAAGTCATTCAAATAATTTGGTACCAAATATTTTTTCGAATATCCCTAggattttatgatattttttcgaatattttaaaaaaaaactaatataaaatcataatttgtgctttaaaaatcaataattttataccaaatatttaaaaatcaggTATAAAAAATATGACTTTATACCGTATTTTTGAAATGACTGGTATAAAATCTATGGCTTTActacttaaaaaaataatttgcccCTTTCAAATTTTTGGCCAGCGTTGTAGCGCGACTGCGCTCGTTCTAATCCTTATAATAAAAGGATGATTGAACTCTTCAAAGGTCATAGATTCTCTTCAATACaatagagtttctttgaagtgagaaTGTGATCTAGGCAAAGCACACAACAACAATAGggtttgatcttcatcatcaatcgtGACATAGATATTTTTAAGATCAAGAATCAACTTGTTgcacatatccaactgctcagtcaagactttgtcttcactcatcttgaatgaatacatagCTTGATTTAGGTAGAGGCGGTTGACCAGCGATTTGGTCTTGTACAAACTTTCGAGTTTCGACCACAAACTCATCGTCGTCGTCTCTTTCGaaacctgtcggagaaccttatcaccaaggctcaataaGATGGTGATGTGGGCTTTCTCTACCATAGTCGTTTTCTCCTTTCTCGTTAACGCAACATCCATGGTTGcggctcccttcaacgcttctaaCCAATCCTGCTGAACCATtatggctttcatcttcaagcaccaTGCACAAACCGAAATCGTTCACTCCGGCGAACTTTTCAATATCATATTTTGTTGACGACATTCTTCTCCACACTCACATCACCAATTTGTTATGAAATCGATGCCAAGAACCAAGTATAATAGGTTTTTTTTCTTGTAAAAAAATCCACAAGGGTTAGAAAGAGGGAAGCGAGAAGAACACAATGAAATTGGTTATAAACTATTATTCTTTAATTTCTCTTTGAAATAAGAATATAAGTGTTacagaataacaaataacatatctcaccctaattaggatttgcaaTGTGCAATGATGAAAGACtattatgctatttataataaaactaacaCACTAAACTAATGGACTTTTACATGCAGACctattacacaagctaacttaaataaTTAGGCATAACAAACATGTccaattcgacatgctaacaatCCTATCATACTTTGACTACAACATATTAATAGACTTCGACGACATGCTAATTTCTTGTCAaattgtcgaaccaagaaactacccttcgACCTTACTAGAGTTTGATCTAATATCTCACTTAAATATTATTGGACTATATGaatattattttgttaaatttgtTCGAAATGCTTTGAATTTTAGATTGAGttttcaaaaacaaatcaaaccgAACCAAATGGTATAAATGCATTTTAGaagattttaattaatatattcatTAATTTCACATGGGGTttagaagagtattacaacgaaAATTACACATATGAGGCATAAATGAATCATTTATGATGTTTCATGGTTGGGTCGATGATGGACCTTCTCTGATACCAATTATAACACCCACATATAATATAATCTAGAAATACATTATATATAGTAGAATTATTGGTATTGGTATAATCATAAAGTCTATCAGCAACGTTATACAAACAtgtcaaaaataataatatacataaatGGCACATGATATATATAAAGGTGCCTAGAAAAAAATAGGATCTAAAAGAATCATAATCCAAAGATCCTCAAAATGACTGTGGAAAAACATCCAAAATGAGCAAGTCGTCGAAACATCATCACACAAGCTTACCCCTGCCTTTCATCTGCATAGAAATACCtgaaaaacaacaataataatgggaTGAGATAATAATCTCAATGAGTTACCATATCCTATGAGTCCACTCCGCTCTAAGGGcccgtttggtgcgcaggataagAGACAGGATAGGATATCTGTATCATATCTTATCTTAATCCAGTGTTTGCTGATACAACAGAATGGGATAAATTAATCCTGAAACTTATCATATCCTGCCTCATtagttcaaattcaaattgttatcctgaatatgagctgggttagaatctggcaggataggataagaaaatgatttactaatttacccctataaaatataatttaaaataaaaattaaatattacaaaatataaataaaaattaatttgatattaaattaaaaatattaataattaatttaataaaataaaaaaattagaatatttaaaagtaaaataattcttaaaattttaaaaatatgaattctaattttattttttatcaaattaaatatatattcttgcaagggtaattttgtcatatatatatatatatatatatatatatatatatatatatatatatatatatatatatatatatatatatatatatatatatatatacacacacacacgagAATTAAtgatctttttcaaaaaaaaattgaaattatttactcaatagtatcaatgaatttttttaattataatttatttttaccaatttataaatttaaaaatatttacaaaataatttctaaaaaatatagttgttttactagagtttatatatatatatatatatatatatatatatatatatatatatatatatatatatatatatatatatatatatatatatataaatttggaaattatttactcaatagtatcaatgatttttttttaattattgaaaaatattatttttattaacttattaattttaaaatattttacaaaataatatagaaaaaatatagttattttacaagcgtgtgtgtgtgtgtgtgtgtgtgtgtgtgtgtgtgtgtgtgtatatatatatatatatatatatatatatatatatatatatatatatatatatatatatatatatactatctgTTATCCTGTGTCAACCAAACACATGATAGGATAAGTCTTATCATgtctgtatcatatcctatccTTATCCTGCTTGATATCCTATCATGTCTCTATCATATCCTGCGTACCAAACGGGCCCTAAAGGGTTTACACTTAACCACTTAACTCTACTTGATTAATCCTCACAGGATCTTACAATCCATGGGTATTAGGGAATGAACCCTATGTTATAGGAGAATGTTATCACAATCACTGCCTAAGAATGTAATCAGTCATCCTTCACACCCATTAAACCTTGATACATCTTGCCTTGGATATAAGGTTAATAATATAGTGTCTTCACCACTTTACATTTATTCACATAGTACACATCATAATCAATTGGtgtattgattattttatttaatctgaTACTCTTACTAGTATCAAGGTGTCTTCATTGTTTCTCACTAGAAGCAAGATACTCACACAATTCATAACCCTTATGATTTGAACTTAGTCTTGCAAGTAATCACGACTCCGCTTGGTTTGGATTTAGCACATGACACACTATCGCTAACAAAGACCCGAAATTTAGTATGTATACTAATCACAGCTCTAAAGGAACTTAGTCATACTACTAATCACGACCCCACACGGTTGGATTTAGTGCATAACTCAGCATTACTAATTACGATTTGTCCCGATTGGAATTTAACGTGTACGACTAGTCACATCTCCAAATGATCGAATTAGCATGTCACTAGGCTTACATCGATTATGGTTCACAAAGCCCATACAATATATGCATCATCAATTCATGCATGCATAACACAAGTGAAACTCACACAATTAGTTCACAttcattattaaataaattatcgaATACAATAGTCCCATCCTACCTGAAAGGTATCTCATTGGACTAGCTTTCCAACGTATCCAATCTCACAACAATTGGAACCGTATTTTTTCTCCATGTTGTCATGCTCTCTTAGCGAGCCATAGCGAGCTCCTAGCAAGACAGGACAATAACCATAAAACTAGATAATTCCACTTCCTCGATTAGCGAGGACACATTAAGCAAACTCTCGCTTAGCGAGGCCTAGCAAGCTGTAGTAAGACCTGTAAGAAAGTTTTCTTCACACTTTACCTTGTCTCGCTTAGCGAGGATGACAGATCTCACGCAGATCAGAAACGCAAACAACTCAAAACCCATGATTTTAATGCATCAAATAACATAAACTAGCATAGTTTATCATAACAACAACATGTCAAGCATCAAGAACATCAGGCATAGCACAAATGattcacataaaacatacttCACACAAACCGTAAATTCCCCAAGCATGAAATTTTCTCCCAAAGCTAAATACTATCTTGGAACGCGCCTCTACCAAGTGAAGATGATTAAGGATTGAAATGATTCTTTGAGGATCCAAGCTTTGTTCTTGATTTTTCCAAGTTTTCTCTTATTTCTCTTGTTTCTCTTATTAACAAAATGAAATGGCAAGAGGAGAGTATGGTAATAAGCTAGGTCAAAATCTTTGTCTTTTAGACAAAAAATATCTTCTaatttgctactaacaaattacTCTTTCACTAGTTAGATAAATTCAAACTACTTTAGTAAAAATTGATATCAACTGACAATTAATAGAGCACTTAGGAACTCAGTTTTTCTCAAATGACAACAACTAACAACTAAGGAGTATTTAAGAGGATATAGAGTATTACATTTCAAATCCTTCAAGACTTGTCAAATACTTCCACCTTGTAGACACTTGCTTGAACTTTACTTTGAGATGAGGCTTGAGTTATATTCCATTTAAATGCCATTGTTGGATAATCTATTTATCAAGCCTATTATTATGGTTGCATATTTAACTACTTTATTCTTGACTTTAGTTTTTTCATCAAAGACTAGTTGTCACCATCAAAAGCATGTTCATATTCATTAAATATTCCTTGATCAATGACCTTCAAAACATGGTTCCACAAAATAAAGTTGGGAGCTGTCTTCATTCGTTGGTATAAGTATCACTCAGACAAGTCTTTGTCAGATCCCAATAAAGGGTGTTGTATAATTGAAGCTTCGGGTAAAATTATCGTGTCTATCATGTTTTTGTTTCAAGACCATTGAAGATCTTGAGTGTTAGCACTTGAGTAATCTGCATCCACAGAAGAAATTATTGCTTTAGATCCTTGTTGGCTAAAGCTTTGGATTGTTAGTGGTAAGATTGATAATAATTCATTGTTTCAAAATACTTGTATCTTTAACCTTAAAATAGTGAAAGATGTTACTATTTCCAATGATGAAAATCATCAAAGAGTGGAGTAGGCATGGCAAGGACGAATTCCCAAACCACCATATATCTTATGTACATTTTTATCTacttatctcttttatttttctgcatatcATTATTTATGTTAAGTATTGTTCATCATTAGATTGTTAGTGTTTTATCATATAATTAAGTGTAGGTATGTGATTCATTTAATTCATTGAACATTCACTCCTTGAATTAAGATTGTATGGTCTCTAAATTGTTGGATTTAAATTGCTTGTCAAAGTAACTTCAAGTTCCGTAATGTTGATGCTATTGTTTGAATCATTAATCTTAGGATAATAAGGAAATATACCATTTTGAATCCATCCCGCTACATTTTTACTTCCGCTTAATTCATTTTTCTTTCACGCTTTTAACTCTAATTTcgtaaaaataaatgttttttgaAAGTGGTTTAAAAGGGAACGTGTATATTCAACCCCTAGCTAGACCGTTTCAATATCTTCTTATCATTTATATAAGTGTCATCCATTTTCTTGTTCCCACTTTCTGTCAGAGAGATTCAATactaggcatggcaacggggcgggtcagagatggtttttacctcccccaaacccaaacccgaatccccaatcaatccccgttacccgccccaaacccaaacggggatggggaattaaaatcCAAACCCGTCTTTAACGGGTTCGGgctgggttcgggtatccccgccaccatgtatttcgtaaaatcaatttttttaataaaaatatttactttttcaaaaatcaaattacattataaataacaaaataaaacaatctcaaaaaatttcatacatagatttcaaatatttaaaataataagtacaaatcaaattattaaaacattaaccacatatttaataatataagttatgaaatataaataataatgtacatattgaaataaactAGGCGGGTTCGGGGACGgattcggggtgggtactagtgtccccattacccgacccatccccatgttttctaatcgggaaaaaaacccaaacccgaacccaaacccagtcaaaacgggttttccccgtcaacttcggggcgggttcgggtgggtaGCCGTGGGTCTGGATTTTATTGCCTTGTATACTCAATACATTTGATGAGGAAAGTGAACGGTTAGAGAGAAGCTTGAGGCACATAAGCgaaaaaataaagaatgtgaACTTTTTGAATATATATAAACTGACCTTTTTAAGTTAGGGGTGAAGGATATAAGTGACATTTTTCCTATGACGTGTGGGCCAATAAAGATTCCAGTAGACCCAAAACTCATTCAACCACACTTTCAATAACAGTTACAAGATGATAAGGCAAATTCCTAAAGTTgatcaaatattttcaaattgaAAAGCATTAAGAGCTTTTGTGAATGTATCAACCAATCGTTTGTCTGTTCGAACATGCTCAAGGGTGATTTTCTTTTCTTGAGCTAGTTCCCTGATGAAATAATGACAAATATTAATATGTTTGACTCCGTTGAGTTGGACATGATTTTAAGAGTTATTGATAGCACTCAAGTTGTCACAGTATAATGTCATGATATAAAGATGATAACTTTCATTTGTTTCACTTGGAAGTCAAGACAATAGGTAAGCTCGTCAACCATGATCATTTCAAATTGACAAAATGATCCACCATCTTACTTGTCATCCCTCCAAACACAATATCATAAACATATAATTGAGCTATCAAAAGATTCCTatttttcttcttcacaaacaAAATCTAATTAATTCCGCTATTGAGATAACCATGCATAGTATTTAcccaaaattcatcattcaagtCTTCTTTCACATTTTGGGGTTCAATTTTTcgaaataaaacacatattttgcATCATCTctctataattaattaattcttttcTTTGTGTAGTGACTCATTCATCTAGATTTTCTATGATGCTCTCAATAGGATGATTCTTCATGATATTTAATAGTTGTTATGTTCTTTCAAAAGCATTattctcatcatcatcataatcatctaaattttcatcttcttcaacggaTTGTAAGTTGTTCTCTATATTGTCTGGAACATCTTGCACGTCATGTTGACCAGAGGGGCCAGAATCTTCATCTTCGTATGGGGTTATTTTAGGTTGATTGTCATTAACATTGACATTTATGGATCCATAATAGATTTTGTAAGCTTGTTGAACACCATATACGCCCAACTGCAAATGGAATAGTCCAAAAAGATGCATTTATCACTCTTAGGATTGTGTTTCCTTCTTTGTTCACAATTAGTAAGAATATAGCAAGTACCACCAAATACATGCAAATATTCAATGTTCGGCTTCCTCCCCCTCCATAGCTCATAATGAATAACTTTGGTATCTTGTTGAATTGTTACTCGATTGTGAATATAACAAGCAATATTCGTTCCTTCTGTCCAAAAGTGATATGGAATATGTTTGACATGGATCATAACTCATCATTTCTTGTAAGTTATAGTTCTTTCTTTCGACAATCATATTCTAATGAGGGGTATGGAAGCAGAGAACTCATGAGCAATCCCTTCAACAATGCACAAAGAAGATAAATTGGAGTTCTCAAATTCTTTGTCATGATCGCTTCAAATGCTAATGATCTTGCCAAACTCTTATTCCTTTTCATGTTGTAAGCGGTGACAAAGAGCTCCAAGACTCCCAACTTGCATAAATTCTATAAATCTCTTTTCACATTTAAACTTACACTTTTTGTTTCATCAAAGTTGTCACATTTAAAAGccatatatttattttagaatgtgattactatttttaattttcaaaggatcactattattattttttagttacatttttaattaacttttttaatgACAAATTTGTATTAGATAAATAAAGGGAGAActctaattaatattataaatatcagtTTGTTATATTTGACAATAAAAATACATGGATTAAGTAAAATGATCATTTTCTTGTAGAAGGGAGGGAAAGAATCTGTATGGTGTGGGTATATGCATATGCTGTTAGATAATGGATACCTGACACATGTCCCTTCTCTTTCTCTCAGTTCTGCTTTTGGTGTTTATGGGACTTGTAATTTGGGGACAAGCATGTGATCATAAGTCAATGCTTTTTCTCTCTTACTTTCTTTATTTGAtccttttttcatttttcaaagaCAGGTTGGTAGTGTACTTATTAGACATCAAAATTTAAAGGTCTACTAcacccattattattattattattaccctTCAAATTTCATCAATTAATCACCACATCTATAGTCAATCACAATTAACACTAAATTAAATCTCAACTCACAAAGTCGACGTACTGTTAGATTTAACGTTATCATCAGAGTTTGAACTCTAACCCTAATAGTTACGATTCTGTATAAATTTTTTAGTAATTATTACCACTTTATTTACcgacaaaaaaataaattaaacatgcaTTAATAAAGAAATGGAAATGTAATGAACACTGATATGTTATTATCATAATATATCAATTATAATCAAACCACACGTACTTTCAAATATTGAGTGAATATTTAACTGATGAAATATTGCTTTATATAGTATCTTCAAAATCAAACTCTGCTAAGTTCTACCTACCAGTACCAATCAcctttattatgattattataattataatttttcccTCTAAAGGGTCTGAAAACACACACCAATAACCTCACGCATGCATGGCTATACATGACATGTATCTTACTTCACTCACTTTTTTTTACAATCTTTACATTCAAATCAGCAATCAAAAGGTACATAGAAAATTGAAAAAGATATCATCAAAAGGAAAAGAACAATCCCTGCAAGTTTCCGAAAGCCTGGCATGGACCATCATGAATTTTTTTTTCTCCGAGTTAGAATTGTCAaaagaagataaaaataaaaaaagagtagGGACACTTTTTTCACAAATCATTAATTGTTAAATCTCAAAAAGATGAAGAAGGAAAAGGAGAAAGTGTAGTACTGTTTGTTCCcatatttgatgatgaatttggTGCTAGTTGTTGTTCTTCTTCCCCACCGAGATGAACAATGTTGTCCCAAAAGAGAAAGCTGTTGTTAGGATATTGTTGTTGATGCCATTGATCAATGTTGTTCAACTCTTGTACTTGTCTATGATCGCCAACTTCCTCATCCACCATGTTTTCCACATTCTCTATCAAAGGTGGTAGATAGTTCATTGTGTCCATTGTAAAAGTTGTTGATATTGGAGGAGGTAGTGATGATTGAACTTGATTCCATGCTTCAGAGTTCAAACCTAGTACAGAATCTTGAAAGTATTGATCTGTTTGTAGATTAATACTACTATTTtgcgttgatgttgttgttgttgctgttattgttgttgttgatgttccgTGCTCAAACATGAACAAAGGACATGTTGGAGAAAACAAGGTAGTTTCTTGAAATGGTGATGGTTTTGGTGTTGTTACAATATTCTGATCTAGTTTATTGATATTGAAATTGTAATCAATAACATGGTTTTGTGTAAGATTGGTGGTGGTTGATGAATTAGAAGGTGAGTTATGCTTTCTGATTTTCTTTTTGATCCAAGAATTCCAGTAGTTCTTTATTTCGTTGTCAGTTCTACCAGGTAAATGGCTTGCAATGTGAGCCCATCTGCATGCACATTTCCCATATGATCAATCACAAAATATAagatcaaaatctacaaagtttGTATCTATCAAACAAGATTAACCTAACTTCTGATTCAAACCTATTCACGAAAACCTAATTGGAattcaatatattttatatcctacactactacataaaagacatttCACATCGGTTAGCTTTCTAATAGTATAAGGTAAGGTGTTATGGCAGGTCACTTTTCACATCGGGCGACTGACCGATGTGAAAAACAGCTTATCACCTCGGTCAGGAGGTGAAAGTGAAACCGAAAGGATATCTATGGAATAGGCTATTTGTTGGATTCTTAGATGTACATACATTCAATTCAATCAATACAATATAGAAAGGTTGAAGAAGAGAAATCTATAAGGAAAAAGTTGATGATTAAGAGATAAAAACTACAATTAAAAATCATAAACAAGTGGTACTAATAGTGTAATGAAAATTGGATTAAGAAGAAATGAAGTAGTACCTGTTGCCTACAACATTGTGAAGGCTAATAATCAATTTTTCTTCATCAGGTGAAAATCTTCCTCTTCTTATATCAGGTCTCAAATAATTTATCCATCTCAGTCTACAACTCTTACCACACCTTTGAAGCCCTAATTATTATTTCAaagtagaaaagaagaaaaaataaattaagatgaacatgatcatgaatgaaaaagaaaaagatgtgATCACTGACCAGCTTTATCAGGAACTTCACTCCAACAACCATAGCCATGAGTGGTAATGTAAGTGATGAGCTTTTCATCTTCTTCTGGGGACCAAAGACCTCTCTTAACCTTCTGTTGATTGCAGCAAGAATGGTGACCCATCTTTCTTGCTATACCTATGTTGATGCCTGGAGAGTATAAGCAATAGATgttaactctctctctctctctcttcttttatTTAAATGATGAAAAGTAATGGAGGGACTTATAACATGCCCTAGTTGGCGACATACATTTCTGAACCTTATCATGATGGGGTCCATAATATATTAGGGACCCAATCCTTCATCTAACCCTAAAATGACATTTCATCAACTAAAACTCTACCTACGTAATGGCTACACCTATAGCTATATTCTAGCTAGTATTCTATGTGTGTAATCACGAACTTTCTACGTACATCATGCCACCATGATAAGTGTTTTCCTTTTACTAATTCACTACTACTATTAATAATCATACATTAATCTTGAGTTTTCTGCAAACTTTAACTCAACTGCCATTATTAGATTGAACGTGATCATCAGAGAGTttaaattaggggtggcaaacgaaCATGCTCGTCTCGTTTAGGTCCGCCCTGCAAAAGCCTGCGAAAAAAATAGGGCAGGGGCGGGCATATTTAGAAGTGCGGGTCTAAAATCTTACCTCACcctgcaaaaaagtgagggcggagcGAAGAAAGTCTGCGGTCATTCAACCTTTTAggcttaaaaatagtaaaattgttgaaaaaactcatgcccgcaaaagcccgtaAAAAAACGGGACGGGGCGGGACGGACACATTAAACAGAGTGGGTCTAAAATCTTACCCGCCCTGCAaaaaagtgcgggcaaaacgAACTTTCTTCGCGGGTcaggcccgttttgccacccctagtttaaACCCTAACATTTAGGGTTGTGTGAATTTTAATGATTATTATGGTCAGTAGCGGAGTTAGGAATTTTAGATAGTGTagacaaaaaataattaattggaCTGAACAATTGATTATTCATTTGTTTTAGTAATTTTCACActctatttttattaaatttgtcTCTAGTTTTATCTAAAAATAGATATTAAATAGGgggaataaaaaaaaaaggggtTGAGATGCCCATGTTTGCTGGACTATTAAACTGCCCCTGATTATAGTTTCGTCTaagaaaattagaaaaattcTTCAAGTTACCACTAATAAGATTTGCAGAAAAGAAAAGTAGAGGTACTGAGCACCACTTTCCTGTCTGCAATTATTCAGCATAGTTATTATGACATCATGGAGCAAATGGATTCTCTTCTCCCTAGTATCTTAAATTTGTTAGTGGTTGATATTTGTTTTTTCaagttaatttatttttcaaagcaTATTGTTTTCTCAGATTTTTTTAGTGGttacaaaaagaaaaaggaaaattgattttgagtgtTTTGGAAATAAAGAAGAAACAGAAAGGTACTTTCATTAGTTTTGTCTTCATAATTAATAGTACTTCCt contains:
- the LOC131603664 gene encoding transcription factor MYB86-like, with the protein product MGHHSCCNQQKVKRGLWSPEEDEKLITYITTHGYGCWSEVPDKAGLQRCGKSCRLRWINYLRPDIRRGRFSPDEEKLIISLHNVVGNRWAHIASHLPGRTDNEIKNYWNSWIKKKIRKHNSPSNSSTTTNLTQNHVIDYNFNINKLDQNIVTTPKPSPFQETTLFSPTCPLFMFEHGTSTTTITATTTTSTQNSSINLQTDQYFQDSVLGLNSEAWNQVQSSLPPPISTTFTMDTMNYLPPLIENVENMVDEEVGDHRQVQELNNIDQWHQQQYPNNSFLFWDNIVHLGGEEEQQLAPNSSSNMGTNSTTLSPFPSSSF